From Treponema primitia ZAS-1, the proteins below share one genomic window:
- a CDS encoding putative toxin-antitoxin system toxin component, PIN family — protein MTPRVVLDTNIIVSAILSRNGNCAKILDMVFDNEIEYWYSRNIIFEYEDVLSRPQFNFDQRQVSIILKTLQEKGTLINPDVSTIPFIDEEDRIFYDTAMSGKSLLVTGNKKHFPKKSFIIAPADFLVI, from the coding sequence TTGACCCCCCGGGTTGTACTTGATACTAATATAATTGTTTCCGCTATACTTTCAAGAAACGGTAATTGCGCAAAAATCCTTGATATGGTGTTTGATAATGAGATTGAGTATTGGTATTCCCGGAATATTATATTTGAGTATGAAGATGTGTTATCCCGGCCGCAATTTAACTTTGATCAAAGACAGGTTAGTATAATACTTAAAACCTTGCAAGAAAAGGGTACCCTCATCAATCCGGATGTAAGTACTATTCCATTTATTGATGAGGAAGATAGAATATTTTATGATACTGCAATGAGTGGAAAATCGCTCCTGGTTACCGGAAATAAAAAGCATTTTCCAAAGAAATCTTTCATCATAGCCCCCGCCGATTTTTTAGTGATATAG
- a CDS encoding prevent-host-death family protein, translated as MGALKFLSMRELRTSTGKIKEMLTEDKKLVVTNNGKPAAIMLEVSELTLEDMLSDIRQMQAKRALRELQNAAVKNGTASMTMDEINAEIAAVHKERILTRGRKANPRRKKY; from the coding sequence ATGGGCGCCTTGAAATTTTTATCCATGCGGGAACTCAGAACATCCACCGGGAAAATTAAGGAAATGCTTACGGAGGACAAAAAACTGGTGGTAACCAATAACGGGAAGCCGGCGGCGATTATGCTTGAAGTCAGCGAGTTGACCCTGGAGGATATGCTTTCAGACATACGGCAAATGCAGGCGAAACGAGCTTTGCGGGAATTGCAAAACGCCGCAGTTAAAAACGGAACCGCTTCGATGACCATGGATGAAATCAATGCTGAGATAGCCGCTGTACACAAAGAGCGGATCCTTACGAGGGGACGAAAAGCCAATCCTCGTAGGAAAAAATATTGA